CCTGAAGCTACCTAAATTTTTTACCAAAGAAGGATTTTGAATAATTTATTAAAGTATAAGGTAGGATACTCTCATttctacatttttattctttcttatttgtcatcTTCTCTACTAAACTACCTCTAAAAGTGAACTAGAGGAATACTCcgcaaaaaaatcccaaaacccTCTAAGAAGTCATCCCAATCTAATCCTagccaatataaatatataaaaatgtctgGCCACCTTTGTACCCAATAACTCCACCCATTATATGGTTCTAACACTGACATGTAACAGgttttcattcttctttaaaaagttatgcattgatctggcctcagacacttcccagctgtgtgaccctgggcaagtcacttgacccccattgcctggccctgaccactcttctgccttggagccaatacacagtattaactccaagatggaaggtaagggtttaaaaaaaaaaaaagttatgcagTGAGGAATAGggcctggacctgtgatttctgtgaacagggaactcccaggtgaggaaaacTCCCTCTACTGTTTCTGCAAGGTCCAATCCTGAGCTCGAGAATAGCCTGAAGTCAATGACTTGCCTTCCAGTTAGAGGTAGTGGGCCTAACAAAGTTCTTTTCTGTTCCCAGGCCAGGCTGCCATTTATTATGCTACTTCTGCATAAACGCTATTGCCTAATGATAACAACGACAAAGTGGCCATCCGAAAGCACTGAGCACGAATGTGACAAATCTGCTTCCTAGGCTGAGAGAGATGCATTTTAGAGCAATTCCTCCCAAATCATGACAGGAATCACAAGCTTTCAATCTGGGAAACAGACACACGTTGTGGCAGAAGAAGAGCATTTTTACCTTTCTGAACATGAATGATGTCTGGAAAGTTGGCCAGATGTCCCTGATACAGAGCTAACAAATCCATCACTGGGTCCAAGTCCTGCCGAGGCTGCTCCGCAAAGAGCTCTCCAATGGCGTCGTAGGCATCTCCGGTGAAGGCAATGGCCTGGTTCAGGCCCACGGAGAAGGCCTGTTGGTCCAGTTCGAAAGCTTGGCTGAGCCCCCGGAAGGACTGTCCCACCTTCTGATACTCCTTCTTGAAGCCCGTCACCTGCTTCCTGGCAAATTCGTTGGCTGTGTGGTTGAGCTGCAGGGCGCTGTCGTCCATCTTCTTGGTGAAGCTCTTGAAGCCATCGATCTTGCTTTCCACTTCCTGCAGGTCCAGCGCGGCCGCCGAAGGGGTGCTCAGCGTCAAAAAGAAGTTGGCTCCCACCATCTCGTCCTTCTCCGCTTTCCTCTTGCCCTGCTTCCAGGCCTTCTCATCGGTGCTGCTGCTGCAGGTCAAGAAGTGCTGGAAGACATCGCACTGGGCTAGCACGGGATGGCTGGCCATGTGGTTCATCCACCAAATGAGTCCCTTCCTGCGCTTGGAAATAAAGTCCTCCTCGAAGCGGCCGGTGGCCTGCTTCTCGGGCAGGTGGGGCACTGAGATGACGGGGAACTTCTCGGCCAGGCGAGCATAGAGCCAGTCGAAGTGCTTGTAGCGCCGGTGCACGGGCACCTGGGTGTGGGTGGGCACCAGCTTGTACGAGATGTAGCTTTTCATGCCCTTGAACTTGGTCTGCTTGGTGGGGTCGTCGATGGTGCACTGGAAGGGGTAGGGGTTCTCCTGCCACTCGGGGCCGTAGGGCCCCAGCACCACGCACAGCTTGTCCCCGTCCTTGACGAAGCCCGAGGCCTCCCCCAGCACGAAGGCCTCGCCGCCCGATTTGACAAAGGTGGAGAAGCGGTTCAGGTTGCGGCTCACCGTGGCAGAACTTTTGGCCCCCGACGGCGGGGGGTGGTGCTGGGGATGCGCGTGGGTCGGGCCCCCGCGGGAACCCAGGGACAGGTCAGAGCGCGTGGACAGGCGATAGCGCCCGGGCGCGCAGCCGCCACCACCCCCGGAGGAGGAGCCGTCGTAGTCCGGGTAGGAGCCGCTGCCCAGCACCCCGGGCTCGTCTGCCACAGTCGAGCTGTCGTCCCACTCGTCGTCCCAGTCGTCGTCGCTGCCTTGGCTAGGCTGGTAGCTGCTGCCGTAGAGCGGTTGCGCCGAGGAGGGCTGCAGGGCCCCGCTGGCCGCGCCGTACGGGAAGCCCGCGGCGGCCGGGGGCGGCGGCTGCCCAGACTGGAAGCTGTCGGAGGGCAGCGGCTTGAAGGAACTCGCCAGGGACAGCGCCAGTGGGGCTGCGGCGACTGAGGACGCGCCGGCGGCGGGCGGGGGCAGCGGCTCGAAGCCACCCGGTGGCACGTTGGCGTAGCGGGCCGCCGGGCCGTGGCTGTCGCCGCTGGGCGCGCTCGGGGGCTCTGGGGCGCGGATCACCTGCACATAGGAGGCCGGGAAGAGCCCGCGGTCGCCGCGGCTGTTGACCCCCTCCAGCCAGCCCTCGATGTCCTGCTCGCTGCACAGGCTCAGCACCTCGTGCTCGCGCAGAGAGATCTCGCCCGGGTTCTCCGACCTGAAGTCGTACAGCGCCCGGGCGCGCAGCGCCATGGCCCCGGCGCCCTCCACCCACCCGCCCGCCCGTCCGGGGTCCTACGCCCGGCCCCGAGCTGCTCCTGGCGCGTGAGAGGCAGGCTCCGCGCCGCTCACTCTGTCACTCGTCCCGTCCCGTACGCGGCACAGCTGCGTTCGGACCGCTACGCCCTCTCCCCTCCGGCTCTCCTCTAAGCCGCGGCGGCAGCAAGCAGCTAGAGCACTTAGTCCCCGCTTCTCCGCCGCCGCCGCGGGCTTTGGGGGCGGGGGCGCCACAGCCTCCCACGTCCCCAGCTTTGCTAATCCACGGCCGAGAGGAGCGGGGCCAGGGGAGAGCAAGCGATCGCAGAGTTGCTCCTTTGCTGGGTCCGCTCGGCTTGCTCGGAAGAGGAGCCGGCGGTTGCACCGTCCCCTGGCCACCGCTGCCCCCTGCTGTCTAAGGCCTGCAATGGGTCAGCGGGTcagaggaagaggggaggttTCCCATTGGTGCCATTGTGCTAGGGagctttttattgttttcttttaactgCCTGGTTAAAATGTCTAAAAACAACCAACAAAGTTTTCatcttaaatataaatttaacttaCAATTCAGCTTACATGTAAGGAAACTTGAAATGCAACTATGCAAATAcgaacctttttattttttttggaaaaatgtttataaacaGGATTTTGtggagaatttaaaaaacaagaacagcagcaagaaagaggagagatgaCCGTCCCAGAAGCCCTGTCCCATCCCTCTCCCCTACCTCAGTGTCCCTTTCCTGCCATCTATCCCTCTCTTGCCACCCCGGTGATTCTGGGTCTTGTTCTTCATTAGGATGAGGGCTGAGCCCATGATGCGTTCTACAGCTGGGGATGGATGAGGGGAGTTTGGGGAGGAAGGAGTCCGTCCCAACCAACCTGCCTGGACCTTTTCCCTCTTCCAGCCTTCTGGCTTAAGCCATGAGACTTGTGAGGATTAACAGTCAGCAGGCTGCTAGCTGAGATCATGAATGAGGCTGGCAGTGGTCTGTGTTGGACCCAATGCACGAGGCATAGGCCATGGCATGTGGAATGTAGTTCTGTTCGAAGACGCCGTGAAGGAGGTGAGCCATGGGGCCCTTGGAGAACACAGGCACGTCTTCACTGCCGTGGGTTTCCTTGCTCAGGGGCACTGCAGCCTGGGCCCGGTAGTTCTTATCAGCATAGTCCACAGCTAAAACATTCTCCCTCTCACCGGCCACCACCTTGTAGCCAGGGCCATTTCCGTACAGGAGAGAAGTGAAGGGTTTCTTGTCTCTGTCGCTCAGGGAGGCGGCAAGACCGAAGATGGAGTTCCCCCGGGGAGCGTGGCCACCCAGCGTGAAGACGTGGGAGTGATCCGCTGTGACCACAGTCAGCGTGTCCTCGGAGGAGGTCAGGGCTCCAGCCCGTGCGATGGCCCGGTCCATCTCCACCACCTCGTGGAGGGCTTGTTTGGCCTTTCCCGCGTGGTGGCCGTGGTCGATTCTGCCCCCTTCTACCAGCAGGAAAAAGCCCTCGGGGTTCTTTCTCAGGATCTTGATGGCCACCTCCACCATCTCCGTCAGGGACGGGTCTGTCCAGCGGTTTCTGTTAAGTTCGTACATCATATCCTTGGGCTCGAAGAGACCTAGAAGGAAGTCCACATGGTTCCAGTCCAGTTTCAGCAGCTGCCTGCGGTTCCAGACATAGTAGGCATTCTTGTTCGGAGGCTTCTTCTCCCTCCAGATATCGGTGAGTCTCTGCCCATCCAGCCTCGTCCCTCTCGCCTCCTTGTTCCCGTACTCCACATCCGGTGTGCCCTTAGGAAACATGTACTTCCGGCCTCCGCCCAGGACCACCTCGATATCCGGGATGTTGTGCATCAGCTGGTGGGCTATGTCCTTGCAGCCCTGGCCCAGGGCCTCGGAGGGCATCTCGTTGTCCGAATACCATGTCCTATCCACGGAGTGTGCATAGGCGGCGCTGGGCGTAGCGTGGTTCACTCGAGTGGTGGTCACGATGCCCACAGACTTCCCAGCATCCTTGGCCCAGCGCAGGATTGAGGTGATCTCGTTGCCCTTGGTGGTGTTGCACTGCGATCGGCTGGCAGCAGCACTCACGCCCAGGGTGCCCTTTTTGCTCTTTACCCCGCACAGGAAGGCCGTGGCCGTGCCGGCACTGTCAGGAACCTGGGCGTTGGTGTTGTATGTCTTGGACAGAGCCAAGAAGGGAAACTTCTCCATTTCAAGCTGGAACTCCTCGCCAGGCATGTGGTGAAGCTGGCCTTTGAGGATCCGGGCAGCAGATACGGTGGTCACCCCCATCCCATCCCCCACAAACAAGATCACATTCTTGGCTACGTTGGTGTTGAGCTTCTGGAGCTCCAAGGCTTTGTGGAGGGTCTGCTGTGCCTGTGCTCTCCAGTACTCGGGATTCTTCTCCTGGACCAGGGAGGAGAGGCACGCCCCAGCCAACAGGCTCAGGAAAAGGAGAAGCATAGTCAGATGGGTGGACCCGGAGACCAGAGAGGTAGCTGCTCAGATGTCCAGCCGAGTGAAGAGCTGAGTCAATTGGGAGCCAGGAGTCCCTTCTTCCTGCATGCTAAAATGAATGACCCTAGACTGGGCTTCTCCCCAGCTTATATAAGGGCAGTGATCCCAGAGGAAGGGAAATCCAGGGCCCCTCCTCACCCTCCACCCCTATACACACATTGACCAGCATTCTGGGAGTACTTTGCAAGTTAGTACGGACCTTGAGAAGTAATGAGATCATATCAAAAGTTAATTATTAAGACTCAATTATCCTAGATTCACAACCTGGGATTAACCAACCTTCTTTGGATAGATTTCAGAAGGTCATGAGCTTGGATGGAGGGGGAGAAATTCTTTTCACTTAACTAAATTTTTCGTTGAAATTTAGAatctccttcaattatttaagaaCATCTTTTCCTAAAAAGAGATCTATAAGACTTAACCAGACTGATGAAAAGATCTATGACACAAAACAAGTTAAGAAACCTTAATCtacaagaaaagaaggaaaagacaatggGTAAGAGAATCAATCCACGTTAGGGAATTAAAAACTTACATTTTTCTAGTCATTTAAGGTCTGCAAAATACTATATACTTATACATGTAAATTTATATTTgcctcatatatttatatatttgtgtatatgtatatatattgtaagAGTGTGAAACCCCCTACCCCTTTTATGATTAAAATAGTATTAGGTTTTATGATTGTTTTTTTACAACACAATCATTAGTTTTTGAGTTAATAGTCAAATAATGTAGCTTGTGTCATATGAATTATAAACATTATCTAAGAAAAATACAGTTTAGGGTGGTATCAAATCTTGTTTACAGGCATTTTGACCCTAAACCTATAACCCAAAAGTTTCTACTTAGCCCACCACACCCCTCTTTTTTGTATAAAAAGATAGTCAGACGGGCACCCAACTGCTGACTCCTAGTATTTTGGAATTGTCAGCAGAATACCAATTAGCCCCCAATCCCTTATTGCAGAGGCCTTGGAAAGatcagcaataataataaacataaggTACCACCCATAGTGATCTTTTTTACACTTTCTAGTCTAAACAGCACTTGCATCATTGAAAAGTGCCCATGTGAAAGATTTTGCATCCACTCTATTTTAGTTTTGATTGTATTTTCTGTCACTCCACCATCAACTTTCTTGGCATAAAAAAAGGCTATTTCCTATGACTCGGGGTCTCTGGTCTTGATCTTGATCAGGGTCAGGCTTTTTTGCGAGACTGGCCTCTTCTCAATAAACCTACTTAGCTTGGAGTTTTGTACTGGTGTGATAAAATTTCACCACAATATctatcacatatatatgtatatatgagattATACTTCATTTATAATCACTTATTTGGAGTGGAGAAGTGGATACTAATGaaggggtctcagtttcctcatccttaaaatgaggaaattaaaccaGATGTTTATTAGGTATCTTTTAGTGCTAACATTCTatcagtcacttaacttcaaccCCCTCTCAGGGcacctgtttccccatctgtgtaatgaaggggttagactagatggcctctgagatccctttcagctttTGATCTATCTATAAGCTCCTGAATAAGGACAGATGACACAATTTCCCTGTTTATATAATGtgaatgatttttaaagttccttctatCTTTAAATCCTGTAATCTTGAGTTTCTAACTTCTGCTAATTAATCATACTGCTAATCATTGAATTCTAAAGTCAGTATTTCAGCAGCACTTAGCAGTACCAAGGTCTAGTGCAGAGTTAACCATTCAGATTTATTTTGAGTACTTAATGAATCCAGCTGCTTCCTAGGGATCAGATTCCTAAAAATAAGTCATCCCAGAACAAACTTTCCTTCTTCTTAGAACTATTAAGCTGGTGAAATGTTATGGGTTTGGGAAACAAAGCAAATCTTAGCCAAAGCAAGTCTGATTCCTCTAGCAACTGAAATTATTGATTAGATCTATCATCAACCTTTACCCTTCTTAAAATAATTAGGAGATAAAACACCCTCTTTGATTGAGATCCATGATAAATCAATCAAGGCCAACCACCTCTACTGAAAAGGTCAAAAGCATAAAAGTAGGTTTGAAAAGACCTTAATTTGGATGGAGTGAACCATTGAATGATGCTGGGGTgaaggtggggagagaggagagctgGAGCATTGGGGTTGATTGGCTCTAGTACTGTGcatggattaaaaaagaaaaagtaaatttggAATCCTATATTCCTTGGCTGCCCAACCTAATGGTGCTCTCCCTTAATAAAAACACCAGGGCTTAGAGCATCTTGTTAGCTACTTTAAATAGGATGCAAgtgcttgattgattgattcaattgACCACCTACTTTTAAtttatggaagagggattagactggTTTTGTGTAGGTCAAGAGGGAGGAACTAAGCACAATCATTGGGCATTGCAATGAGACGGATTTTGTCACAATACAAAGACAAATTTTTTTACAATTAGAATGGCTTGAAAATAGAATGGGCTGCTTTGTGAGTTAATGAATTCCTTCACCCTAGGGATGTTCAAACAGAAGCATAATGGACacttcttaaaaaatgttatagaaggagctaaatcaattgtacaaaaaaaaaaatcaagccattctccaattgataaatgggcaggggacatgaatagacaattttcagataaagaaatcaaaactattgataagcacatgaaaaagtgctctaaatctcataatcagatgcaaatcaaaacagctctgaggtatcacctcacacctagcagattggctaatatgacagcaaaggagagtaatgaatgctggatgatgtggcaaagtagggacactaattcattgctgatggagttgtgaattgatccaaccattctggagggcaatttggaactatgcccaaaggacactaaaagaccgtctgccctttgatccagctatagcactgctgggtttgtaccccaaagaataaggaaaaagacttgtacaaaaatattcatagctgcgctctttgtggtggcaaaaaattggaaaatgaggggatgcccttcaattggagaatggctgaacaaattgtggtatatgttggtgatggaatactattgtgcttaaaggaataataaagtggaggaattccatggagacaggaacaacctccaggaagtgatgcagagtgagaggagcagaaccaggagaacattgtacacagagactgatacactgtggtacagtcgaatatAATGAATGTCTCCaatagtggcaatgtagtgatcctgaacaacctggagggatctatgagaaagagcactatccacattcagagaaagaactgtaagagtagaaacacagaagaaaaacaactgcttgatcacatgggtcaatggggatatgattggggatatagactctaaatgatcactctagagcaaatatcaataatatagaaataggtcttgatcaattatatatgtaaaacccggtggaattgcacatcagctatgggagggggttgggggaagagagggaaagaacataaatcttgtaaccatggaaaaatattctaaattaactaattaaatgaaattttcccaattaaaaataaataaataaaacttatcTATATTAAAATCAAATCTAATCAAGACATAACTCACACCATTAAATGAAGACTTattacaaacaaaaaaagttataTAAAGAATCCATTCATGATTGAGATCAGGTGATCTCTGAGGTTATTTccaaatttgcttatattttaaaattatactattTTAGCTTAGCTTttcaaaattaacaaaaatagttATAAATGATCATTTTAGTTTCATCTCTACCAGATCTCTAAAAATGTTCGTTTGAATACCTATCATGTTTCCAAATGTGAATATGAACAACTTCTCTAAAATTAGAGACTTCAAAGTGAaaacaaactattaaaaaaaaaaactcataagggcagctaggtggctcagtgaaaagagtcaggcatggagatgtgaggtccagggttcaaatttgacctcagactcttcttagctaTGTTCCCTAGGTGAGTTAcatcaccccaattgcctatcccttacccctcttctgccttgaaactaatacttagggtcaattctaagacagaagttaagagtttttaaaaaaggtaaaaaagtgTTCGTTGAAGAATAACACCAACACGGGCTGTACTTAATCTTTATATACCAGATCTTGGGGATAAGAAGTAGAGATTGTGTTGGATCAATACAATAGTTACATCATCAATACTTTTTATGCTGATCTTTCAAGTATTGAATCAATCAACCAAAAGGTTTTTCTGCACTCTGAATTCCATCATGGTACCTCTCCCACACAGAAACATTTCACTCTCCCACCATCCCTCTCagctttttatatgttgtctctctcccattagattgtaagttgcttgagggcaagaacttccttttgcctctttttgtatcttcagcatttagtgatgtgctttgcacatagtagacacttgagATGTTTGCTATTattgaagtatttattaagtatctactatgtaccaagcataGTATTAATCATTAGGTatacaaatacaatgaagaaGCTTACTTACATTCAAATGGAGGAGATATAAATGTgtattcatgtgtatatatatacagaataaatacaaagtagctgaatacaaggtagtttgaaAAGGACAGCACCAGCAGTTAAGACTAGTCAGGAAAGCTCTTTTGTAGAATATGATACTTAAACTGtcttgaaaaaaaagaattcttttcttttttttatccaaagattttattttcccaattatatgcaatcacaattttccatatatattttctgaaattgtaagattcaaattatctccttccctcccctctctcagagatggtaagtaatttgatctgggttacacgTATATCATCATGCAATGCATACTTCTTTAcaggtcattgttgtaagagaatactcatataaaaccaccccccccaaataaatccataaataaactaatgtggaagaTGGTGTGCTATGATCTGTGTCTCACTTCAaaagttctttctatggaggtgaatagcattccctatcaaaatccttcagaattaagaacagtatccacattcagaggaagaactgtgggaggagaaacacagaagaaaaacaactgcttgattacatgggttgaggggatatgaatggggatatagactaaatgatcaccctagtgcaaacaccaacaacatggaaataggttctgatcaaggtcacatgtaaaacccagtggaattgtgcattggctatggggggaagggggggagggagggaaagaatatgattcttgtaaccaaggaataatgttcaaaattgaataaattaaatttaaaaaaaaatccttcagaattgtcttgatcATTGTAATTCTGAGAGTAGACAAGTTTTCAGATGATCAgtgtacaatattactgttactatgtacaatgttctcccagttctgcttatttactctgcatcagttcatgtagatctttcaagctttttctgaaatcatcttgtttatcatttcttatagcacaatcacCATATATCACAAAtatccatcaccaacacatagcacaatttgttcagccattccccagttgatggatatccccaattcttttccacctcaaaaagagctgccttacatacttttgtacaagtaggtcctttccctttttttatgatctctttgttaTACAGACCCATAGTGGCATTAGATTAAAGGATATATACAGTAGGCCtgtgagcatagttccaaattgccctccagaatggctggatcagatcacaactccactaacaatgtattagtgtcccaattttgccacatcccttccaatatttatcactttactgtcatattggccaaactgatagtgtgaggtggtacctcagtgatgttttatatgcatttctctaatcaagtgatttagaatattttatatgattatttatagctttgatttcttcatctaaaaattgtttgttcaaattctttgGCCATTTGTCCAGTGGGAATGGcttgttttattaaaaaaggaTTCTTAGAAGCAGAATATCCAGATCTGGAGGACAGCAAATGCTAAGACTCAGGGAGGGAAAATATAATATCCTGAATGAAGAGTAGAGAAGACCAATTTGAACAGATAACAGAGTCCAGTATATAGTTTCACATACCTAAGGCTAGAAAACTAGGTTAGGACaaggtgtaaatcttgaaatttctcagacttgtgaatgttaaaaatttccacattgaggaatcctccattagaacaaattccctactgggaaacattccccattttgatgtgagaactcgccaggatcagaaatgggaggacctctactccacccgtacttaagactgctttaggggagaaaactccttgctaaacaaagaaagttcttggacccatgcttataataaggcaaggagttctttgagccatgcctgttttttagaattgatacaatgagatgctaggtacctaaaagggtcgggcaagttttctcttaatgagattagttgactcagctgtgttttcactggttcagacttactgaggagattagtcgacttagcaggaattcagatgggcagtcctttggaaaacgtctacagtgattggtagatgtaaggacttaggggaggtgacataggagaaaagcccctatataagaaaaagcagaatctcttgaaaaaaaaatccttttggaggctCTCTGATGAGGAtcccttgggaagaatctcttgagagaggttctggagaagggaagctcttggaggacaatctctaaggaggtctcactggagctcctctgaggggactctgtccctctggaggctctggagagaggccctttggaacagtctctggctggaaggctctttaaggaggactctggctggaactctctctggtgaagtcatctgagatggagctggcctggtgtcactagaatccttgcttagacagaccttgtggtgagtgttaaaagattgactgactgatctctctctcttaagactcaggtctaggccatgttggcttaaggcctttcatacttatttcctttttctctctttctctcttttctttaataccacatttgtattaattaaaatctctataaaacccagttgacttgggtatttgaataattgggaatatttccctggcgaccaccttatatttgatttaaaaaccaagacactgtagtgaaacatattttctgtggtcaaatttactcaccctctcttatatctatcacaatttatatcttccaccattttaactcactacagtttaaaacatcaaccattttaattattacagtttatagcaccaactattttaattataacaaaggttatgaagggctttaaaacctaaacagaggagtttatattggATTCTAGAGACAATAGAAAACCTCTGGAATTCATTAAGATGGCAAAATGcatttcagaaataaaaataatgtgtgtagagagaaaagagaggcatattatctaatttgaccAATAATGTGATAGCATTTATTACAGATAtagtaatgctttttttttctgacatagaATTTAGTgatgaaagggaccttggaggacATCCAGTGCAACTCCTTCATTTGGCAGATAAAGAAATTAGGGTCCagaattcaagtgacttgcctaaggtaacacaagaaataatgaac
This sequence is a window from Monodelphis domestica isolate mMonDom1 chromosome 3, mMonDom1.pri, whole genome shotgun sequence. Protein-coding genes within it:
- the SNX18 gene encoding sorting nexin-18 isoform X2 is translated as MALRARALYDFRSENPGEISLREHEVLSLCSEQDIEGWLEGVNSRGDRGLFPASYVQVIRAPEPPSAPSGDSHGPAARYANVPPGGFEPLPPPAAGASSVAAAPLALSLASSFKPLPSDSFQSGQPPPPAAAGFPYGAASGALQPSSAQPLYGSSYQPSQGSDDDWDDEWDDSSTVADEPGVLGSGSYPDYDGSSSGGGGGCAPGRYRLSTRSDLSLGSRGGPTHAHPQHHPPPSGAKSSATVSRNLNRFSTFVKSGGEAFVLGEASGFVKDGDKLCVVLGPYGPEWQENPYPFQCTIDDPTKQTKFKGMKSYISYKLVPTHTQVPVHRRYKHFDWLYARLAEKFPVISVPHLPEKQATGRFEEDFISKRRKGLIWWMNHMASHPVLAQCDVFQHFLTCSSSTDEKAWKQGKRKAEKDEMVGANFFLTLSTPSAAALDLQEVESKIDGFKSFTKKMDDSALQLNHTANEFARKQVTGFKKEYQKVGQSFRGLSQAFELDQQAFSVGLNQAIAFTGDAYDAIGELFAEQPRQDLDPVMDLLALYQGHLANFPDIIHVQKGLEECLFPGRSSMRGWRRGSRIGALAHKSWKREESGW
- the SNX18 gene encoding sorting nexin-18 isoform X1, translating into MALRARALYDFRSENPGEISLREHEVLSLCSEQDIEGWLEGVNSRGDRGLFPASYVQVIRAPEPPSAPSGDSHGPAARYANVPPGGFEPLPPPAAGASSVAAAPLALSLASSFKPLPSDSFQSGQPPPPAAAGFPYGAASGALQPSSAQPLYGSSYQPSQGSDDDWDDEWDDSSTVADEPGVLGSGSYPDYDGSSSGGGGGCAPGRYRLSTRSDLSLGSRGGPTHAHPQHHPPPSGAKSSATVSRNLNRFSTFVKSGGEAFVLGEASGFVKDGDKLCVVLGPYGPEWQENPYPFQCTIDDPTKQTKFKGMKSYISYKLVPTHTQVPVHRRYKHFDWLYARLAEKFPVISVPHLPEKQATGRFEEDFISKRRKGLIWWMNHMASHPVLAQCDVFQHFLTCSSSTDEKAWKQGKRKAEKDEMVGANFFLTLSTPSAAALDLQEVESKIDGFKSFTKKMDDSALQLNHTANEFARKQVTGFKKEYQKVGQSFRGLSQAFELDQQAFSVGLNQAIAFTGDAYDAIGELFAEQPRQDLDPVMDLLALYQGHLANFPDIIHVQKGALTKVKESKRHVEEGKMEVQKADGIQDRCNTISFATLAEIHHFHQIRVRDFKSQMQHFLQQQIIFFQKVTQKLEEALHKYDSV
- the LOC130458544 gene encoding alkaline phosphatase, tissue-nonspecific isozyme-like, whose protein sequence is MLLLFLSLLAGACLSSLVQEKNPEYWRAQAQQTLHKALELQKLNTNVAKNVILFVGDGMGVTTVSAARILKGQLHHMPGEEFQLEMEKFPFLALSKTYNTNAQVPDSAGTATAFLCGVKSKKGTLGVSAAASRSQCNTTKGNEITSILRWAKDAGKSVGIVTTTRVNHATPSAAYAHSVDRTWYSDNEMPSEALGQGCKDIAHQLMHNIPDIEVVLGGGRKYMFPKGTPDVEYGNKEARGTRLDGQRLTDIWREKKPPNKNAYYVWNRRQLLKLDWNHVDFLLGLFEPKDMMYELNRNRWTDPSLTEMVEVAIKILRKNPEGFFLLVEGGRIDHGHHAGKAKQALHEVVEMDRAIARAGALTSSEDTLTVVTADHSHVFTLGGHAPRGNSIFGLAASLSDRDKKPFTSLLYGNGPGYKVVAGERENVLAVDYADKNYRAQAAVPLSKETHGSEDVPVFSKGPMAHLLHGVFEQNYIPHAMAYASCIGSNTDHCQPHS